Proteins encoded together in one Lathyrus oleraceus cultivar Zhongwan6 chromosome 5, CAAS_Psat_ZW6_1.0, whole genome shotgun sequence window:
- the LOC127083660 gene encoding arginine-specific demethylase JMJ20 isoform X1 yields the protein MDINIKINGEIEKVNGKELSYSEFVERYMEKNKPVVLTGLMDNHWKACTDWVSPNGKANLQFFSTHFGDSKVQVADCDTRDFTDQKREEMSVSDFVGLCFKDECSAVQCSNQNGVSNGDSASVPYLKDWHFVKEYPDYAAYITPMFFCDDWLNLYLDNFRMNTYSDRDQQNKEICCSDYRFVYMGVKGSWTPLHADVFRSYSWSANVCGKKRWFFLDPSQCHLVFDRNMKSCVYNIFDEVSDSKYPSFKKAIWLECTQEEGEIIFVPSGWYHQVHNLEDTISINHNWFNAYNLSWVWSLLLRDYNEAKEYIEDIKDICDDFEGLCQRNLAANTGMNFYDFFTFISYFTLANLVLLCYINRRNGSTTGNSSRVAQHVSMNIGSIRKIASEMKHSGGLEGNHDCIVDMIKTFEDPRFSKFCMQVGKTYLFIHGQSYLFSDFVGAATVDLVDLGILKAHTSSQVYTPEDLIKFIDYAIAKLGDFYSESSVQHVA from the exons ATGGATATCAACATCAAAATAAATGGAGAAATAGAGAAGGTGAATGGGAAGGAACTAAGTTACAGTGAATTTGTTGAAAGATATATGGAGAAGAACAAGCCAGTGGTGCTAACTGGATTAATGGACAATCATTGGAAGGCTTGCACTGATTGGGTTAGCCCTAATGGAAAAGCTAATCTTCAATTTTTCTCTACTCATTTTGGCGACTCTAAAGTTCAG GTTGCAGACTGTGATACTAGAGATTTTACTGATCAAAAAAGGGAGGAGATGTCGGTCTCCGATTTCGTCGGACTTTGCTTTAAAGATGAGTGTTCTGCAGTTCAGTGCAGTAATCAAAATGGTGTGAGTAATGGTGACTCTGCATCTGTACCGTATTTGAAGGATTGGCATTTTGTGAAG GAGTATCCTGATTACGCAGCATACATCACTCCAATGTTCTTTTGTGATGATTGGCTCAACTTGTATCTCGATAATTTCAGAATGAATACTTATTCTGACAGAGACCAGCAAAATAAGGAAATATGTTGCTCTGATTATCGTTTTGTTTACATGGGAGTTAAAG GATCTTGGACTCCTCTACACGCTGATGTTTTCAGGTCGTATAGCTGGTCAGCAAATGTTTGTGGAAAGAAGAGATGGTTTTTCCTAGATCCTTCCCAGTGTCATCTCGTGTTTGACAG GAACATGAAGAGCTGTGTATATAATATCTTTGATGAAGTATCTGACTCAAAATATCCTAGTTTTAAAAAG GCTATCTGGTTAGAATGCACACAAGAAGAAGGGGAAATCATATTTGTTCCCAGCGGATGGTATCACCAAGTTCATAATTTG GAGGATACAATATCTATAAACCACAATTGGTTCAATGCCTATAACCTTTCTTGGGTG TGGAGTTTACTTTTAAGGGACTACAATGAGGCCAAGGAATACATAGAAGACATCAAGGATATATGTGATGATTTTGAAGGTCTCTGCCAGCGCAATCTTGCTGCTAACACAG GGATGAATTTTTATGACTTCTTTACTTTCATTTCATACTTCACCTTGGCCAACTTGGTGCTGCTTTGCTACATAAATAGAAGAAATGGAAGTACAACTGGAAACTCGTCAAGAGTAGCTCAGCATGTATCCATGAATATTGGGTCCATTAGGAAGATTGCATCAGAGATGAAACACAGTGGTGGTCTAGAAGGGAATCATGATTGCATTGTGGATATGATAAAAACATTTGAAGATCCCAGGTTTTCCAAATTCTGCATGCAAGTGGGAAAAACATATTTATTTATACACGGGCAATCCTATTTGTTCTCTGATTTTGTGGGTGCTGCCACGGTTGATTTGGTGGATCTCGGTATTTTGAAAGCACATACTTCTTCTCAGGTTTACACACCTGAAGACCTCATCAAGTTTATAGACTACGCCATTGCAAAACTGGGTGACTTTTACAGCGAATCATCTGTACAGCATGTTGCTTGA
- the LOC127083660 gene encoding arginine-specific demethylase JMJ20 isoform X3, with product MSVSDFVGLCFKDECSAVQCSNQNGVSNGDSASVPYLKDWHFVKEYPDYAAYITPMFFCDDWLNLYLDNFRMNTYSDRDQQNKEICCSDYRFVYMGVKGSWTPLHADVFRSYSWSANVCGKKRWFFLDPSQCHLVFDRNMKSCVYNIFDEVSDSKYPSFKKAIWLECTQEEGEIIFVPSGWYHQVHNLEDTISINHNWFNAYNLSWVWSLLLRDYNEAKEYIEDIKDICDDFEGLCQRNLAANTGMNFYDFFTFISYFTLANLVLLCYINRRNGSTTGNSSRVAQHVSMNIGSIRKIASEMKHSGGLEGNHDCIVDMIKTFEDPRFSKFCMQVGKTYLFIHGQSYLFSDFVGAATVDLVDLGILKAHTSSQVYTPEDLIKFIDYAIAKLGDFYSESSVQHVA from the exons ATGTCGGTCTCCGATTTCGTCGGACTTTGCTTTAAAGATGAGTGTTCTGCAGTTCAGTGCAGTAATCAAAATGGTGTGAGTAATGGTGACTCTGCATCTGTACCGTATTTGAAGGATTGGCATTTTGTGAAG GAGTATCCTGATTACGCAGCATACATCACTCCAATGTTCTTTTGTGATGATTGGCTCAACTTGTATCTCGATAATTTCAGAATGAATACTTATTCTGACAGAGACCAGCAAAATAAGGAAATATGTTGCTCTGATTATCGTTTTGTTTACATGGGAGTTAAAG GATCTTGGACTCCTCTACACGCTGATGTTTTCAGGTCGTATAGCTGGTCAGCAAATGTTTGTGGAAAGAAGAGATGGTTTTTCCTAGATCCTTCCCAGTGTCATCTCGTGTTTGACAG GAACATGAAGAGCTGTGTATATAATATCTTTGATGAAGTATCTGACTCAAAATATCCTAGTTTTAAAAAG GCTATCTGGTTAGAATGCACACAAGAAGAAGGGGAAATCATATTTGTTCCCAGCGGATGGTATCACCAAGTTCATAATTTG GAGGATACAATATCTATAAACCACAATTGGTTCAATGCCTATAACCTTTCTTGGGTG TGGAGTTTACTTTTAAGGGACTACAATGAGGCCAAGGAATACATAGAAGACATCAAGGATATATGTGATGATTTTGAAGGTCTCTGCCAGCGCAATCTTGCTGCTAACACAG GGATGAATTTTTATGACTTCTTTACTTTCATTTCATACTTCACCTTGGCCAACTTGGTGCTGCTTTGCTACATAAATAGAAGAAATGGAAGTACAACTGGAAACTCGTCAAGAGTAGCTCAGCATGTATCCATGAATATTGGGTCCATTAGGAAGATTGCATCAGAGATGAAACACAGTGGTGGTCTAGAAGGGAATCATGATTGCATTGTGGATATGATAAAAACATTTGAAGATCCCAGGTTTTCCAAATTCTGCATGCAAGTGGGAAAAACATATTTATTTATACACGGGCAATCCTATTTGTTCTCTGATTTTGTGGGTGCTGCCACGGTTGATTTGGTGGATCTCGGTATTTTGAAAGCACATACTTCTTCTCAGGTTTACACACCTGAAGACCTCATCAAGTTTATAGACTACGCCATTGCAAAACTGGGTGACTTTTACAGCGAATCATCTGTACAGCATGTTGCTTGA
- the LOC127083660 gene encoding arginine-specific demethylase JMJ20 isoform X2 yields MDINIKINGEIEKVNGKELSYSEFVERYMEKNKPVVLTGLMDNHWKACTDWVSPNGKANLQFFSTHFGDSKVQVADCDTRDFTDQKREEMSVSDFVGLCFKDECSAVQCSNQNGVSNGDSASVPYLKDWHFVKEYPDYAAYITPMFFCDDWLNLYLDNFRMNTYSDRDQQNKEICCSDYRFVYMGVKGSWTPLHADVFRSYSWSANVCGKKRWFFLDPSQCHLVFDRNMKSCVYNIFDEVSDSKYPSFKKAIWLECTQEEGEIIFVPSGWYHQVHNLWSLLLRDYNEAKEYIEDIKDICDDFEGLCQRNLAANTGMNFYDFFTFISYFTLANLVLLCYINRRNGSTTGNSSRVAQHVSMNIGSIRKIASEMKHSGGLEGNHDCIVDMIKTFEDPRFSKFCMQVGKTYLFIHGQSYLFSDFVGAATVDLVDLGILKAHTSSQVYTPEDLIKFIDYAIAKLGDFYSESSVQHVA; encoded by the exons ATGGATATCAACATCAAAATAAATGGAGAAATAGAGAAGGTGAATGGGAAGGAACTAAGTTACAGTGAATTTGTTGAAAGATATATGGAGAAGAACAAGCCAGTGGTGCTAACTGGATTAATGGACAATCATTGGAAGGCTTGCACTGATTGGGTTAGCCCTAATGGAAAAGCTAATCTTCAATTTTTCTCTACTCATTTTGGCGACTCTAAAGTTCAG GTTGCAGACTGTGATACTAGAGATTTTACTGATCAAAAAAGGGAGGAGATGTCGGTCTCCGATTTCGTCGGACTTTGCTTTAAAGATGAGTGTTCTGCAGTTCAGTGCAGTAATCAAAATGGTGTGAGTAATGGTGACTCTGCATCTGTACCGTATTTGAAGGATTGGCATTTTGTGAAG GAGTATCCTGATTACGCAGCATACATCACTCCAATGTTCTTTTGTGATGATTGGCTCAACTTGTATCTCGATAATTTCAGAATGAATACTTATTCTGACAGAGACCAGCAAAATAAGGAAATATGTTGCTCTGATTATCGTTTTGTTTACATGGGAGTTAAAG GATCTTGGACTCCTCTACACGCTGATGTTTTCAGGTCGTATAGCTGGTCAGCAAATGTTTGTGGAAAGAAGAGATGGTTTTTCCTAGATCCTTCCCAGTGTCATCTCGTGTTTGACAG GAACATGAAGAGCTGTGTATATAATATCTTTGATGAAGTATCTGACTCAAAATATCCTAGTTTTAAAAAG GCTATCTGGTTAGAATGCACACAAGAAGAAGGGGAAATCATATTTGTTCCCAGCGGATGGTATCACCAAGTTCATAATTTG TGGAGTTTACTTTTAAGGGACTACAATGAGGCCAAGGAATACATAGAAGACATCAAGGATATATGTGATGATTTTGAAGGTCTCTGCCAGCGCAATCTTGCTGCTAACACAG GGATGAATTTTTATGACTTCTTTACTTTCATTTCATACTTCACCTTGGCCAACTTGGTGCTGCTTTGCTACATAAATAGAAGAAATGGAAGTACAACTGGAAACTCGTCAAGAGTAGCTCAGCATGTATCCATGAATATTGGGTCCATTAGGAAGATTGCATCAGAGATGAAACACAGTGGTGGTCTAGAAGGGAATCATGATTGCATTGTGGATATGATAAAAACATTTGAAGATCCCAGGTTTTCCAAATTCTGCATGCAAGTGGGAAAAACATATTTATTTATACACGGGCAATCCTATTTGTTCTCTGATTTTGTGGGTGCTGCCACGGTTGATTTGGTGGATCTCGGTATTTTGAAAGCACATACTTCTTCTCAGGTTTACACACCTGAAGACCTCATCAAGTTTATAGACTACGCCATTGCAAAACTGGGTGACTTTTACAGCGAATCATCTGTACAGCATGTTGCTTGA